From Drosophila nasuta strain 15112-1781.00 chromosome X, ASM2355853v1, whole genome shotgun sequence, one genomic window encodes:
- the LOC132796089 gene encoding cytochrome c oxidase assembly factor 6 homolog, protein MSFPDKAERAKCWANRDDYWKCLDENAPKHSSTSGEKVPSACQAMRKAFEKSCPGQWVKHFDRKRTYEQFKEKMASGYDPLEERAKAAGGAGATPGK, encoded by the coding sequence ATGAGTTTTCCGGACAAAGCGGAGCGTGCCAAGTGCTGGGCGAATCGTGATGACTACTGGAAGTGTTTGGACGAGAATGCGCCCAAGCACAGTTCGACAAGCGGCGAAAAAGTGCCCAGTGCCTGTCAAGCAATGCGCAAGGCCTTTGAGAAATCCTGCCCTGGCCAATGGGTGAAACATTTCGATCGCAAGCGCACGTATGAACAGTTTAAAGAGAAGATGGCGTCCGGCTACGATCCTCTGGAGGAGCGCGCAAAGGCTGCTGGCGGAGCTGGCGCAACACCaggcaaataa
- the LOC132796075 gene encoding uncharacterized oxidoreductase SAR2567 — MEPMTMLVLAFQLLALFSIAGALLIYLICKVREESQACNAEQPVSRVVLVTSADTALGLQLCTYLANKGCRVFAGMKEAKDSLPAKLLCGWMKIREYSEEPISGTIIPMRLDVTREDVLREATIAMGAHLNANERGIAAVINTSGSVYRGRVESQDVQQWEHMLKTNILGTLRVAKAFVGFLRPTRGRLLYLGGSTAGASMGGDGLVAFNASRVAVEKCADELRKELQPYGVNIVALDTCGMTVESLYKAPVAQTISQVPGAPTQYTADVLSASALQVIERALWDYTPQQRYTLLSHNKYQFTLPCRSSLRLHRPSSESPVAATQSV, encoded by the exons ATGGAGCCAATGACCATGCTGGTGTTGGCCTTCCAGCTGCTGGCGCTCTTCTCGATCGCCGGCGCGCTGTTGATCTATCTGATATGCAAGGTGCGCGAGGAGAGTCAGGCGTGCAACGCGGAACAGCCCGTCAGCCGTGTGGTGCTGGTGACCAGCGCTGACACCGCACTCGGTCTGCAGCTGTGCACGTATCTGGCGAACAAGGGATGCCGAGTGTTTGCTGGAATGAAGGAGGCAAAGGACTCGCTGCCAGCGAAACTGCTCTGTGGCTGGATGAAGATACGCGAGTACAGTGAGGAACCCATAAGTGGCACAATCATTCCGATGCGACTGGACGTGACACGCGAGGATGTGCTGCGTGAGGCAACGATTGCCATGGGCGCCCATTTGAATGCCAACGAACGTGGCATTGCGGCGGTGATCAATACGAGCGGCAGCGTTTATCGTGGACGTGTCGAGTCGCAGGATGTGCAGCAATGGGAGCACATGCTGAAGACCAACATCCTCGGCACGTTGCGTGTGGCCAAGGCATTTGTCGGCTTCCTGCGTCCGACGCGTGGTCGTCTACTTTATTTGGGAGGCAGCACAGCGGGCGCCAGCATGGGTGGCGATGGTCTGGTTGCGTTCAATGCATCGCGTGTAGCGGTCGAGAAGTGTGCCGATGAGCTGCGCAAGGAGCTGCAGCCGTATGGCGTCAATATTGTGGCACTCGACACTTGCGGCATGACCGTTGAGTCGCTCTACAAGGCGCCCGTGGCGCAGA CCATCTCGCAGGTGCCCGGCGCTCCGACACAGTATACGGCGGATGTTTTAAGTGCCAGCGCCCTGCAGGTCATTGAGCGGGCGCTGTGGGATTATACGCCGCAGCAGCGCTACACGTTGCTCTCCCACAACAAGTATCAATTCACGTTGCCATGCCGCTCATCCTTGCGTCTACATCGTCCCAGCAGCGAGTCGCCGGTCGCCGCCACGCAGTCCGTCTAA
- the LOC132796061 gene encoding molybdenum cofactor synthesis protein cinnamon, whose amino-acid sequence MDAITFAVLTISDSCYEEPAKDRSGPRLVTLIGESFDNADVIASVLPDERDLIQRELRKWIDRGDVHIILTTGGTGFAPRDVTPEATRPLIDRECNQLTLAIAMASLQKTKFAALSRGICGIAGNTLILNFPGSEKAVIECFEVVRDLLPHAVHLMRNNLRLVQRTHAALQQTNQPEQRQHHRHVCPHKTGAGNDTDRNSPYPMLPVQQALDTILSIVQRLNYKDVQQLEALVSPVNIPPFRASIKDGYAMKSTGFSGTKRVLGCIAAGDKIVEHHLQEDECFKINTGAPLPLHADCVVQVEDTKLLQRDKYGDESLVDILVEPKAGQDVRPVGHDLARGERVFPAYDASPVVSNSLLASVGSQLSQRKPTVTIISTGSELLAPNQPAADGKIYDSNTTMLEELLAYFGFDCLQHRVLSDDLDNIEQTLSELFKTADFIICSGGVSMGDKDFIKPALQALNFKLHFGRVNMKPGKPMTFASKDCKYFFGLPGNPVSAFVTFHLFALPAIRWAAGWPRAKCSLPVINVTLLNDAIDLDGRPEYVRAAVSSIKGQLHASVNGDQISSRLQSIVGADVLIHLPGRTADKTQARSGDVYSASVLRYDFISKYE is encoded by the exons ATGGATGCCATCACATTTGCTGTATTAACAA TTAGTGACAGCTGTTATGAGGAGCCTGCAAAGGATCGCAGCGGACCACGGCTGGTGACGCTTATTGGTGAATCCTTCGACAATGCCGATGTTATTGCCAGCGTGCTGCCTGATGAACGCGATCTGATACAACGCGAGCTGCGCAAGTGGATCGATCGCGGCGATGTCCACATCATTCTGACCACCGGCGGCACCGGTTTTGCGCCACGTGACGTCACGCCGGAGGCAACTAGACCGTTGATCGACCGCGAGTGCAATCAACTGACGCTGGCCATTGCAATGGCATCGCTGCAAAAGACGAAATTTGCGGCATTATCGCGTGGCATTTGCGGCATTGCTGGCAACACGTTAATATTGAATTTCCCGGGTAGCGAGAAGGCTGTCATCGAATGTTTTGAAGTGGTGCGTGATCTGTTGCCGCATGCCGTCCATCTTATGCGCAACAATCTGCGTCTAGTGCAGCGCACGCATGCTGCACTGCAGCAAACTAATCAACCGGAACAGCGTCAGCATCATCGACATGTTTGTCCGCATAAAACTGGCGCTGGCAACGATACGGATCGCAATTCACCGTATCCCATGTTGCCAGTGCAACAGGCACTCGACACCATACTGAGCATTGTGCAGCGCCTCAATTACAAGGATGTGCAGCAACTGGAAGCGCTTGTGTCACCGGTGAATATTCCGCCGTTTCGTGCTTCGATCAAGGATGGCTATGCCATGAAGTCGACAGGCTTCTCGGGCACCAAACGCGTGCTGGGCTGCATTGCAGCCGGCGATAAG ATCGTTGAACATCACCTGCAGGAAGATGAGTGCTTCAAGATCAATACGGGTGCACCGTTGCCTTTGCATGCGGATTGTGTAGTGCAGGTGGAGGACACCAAGCTGCTGCAGCGCGACAAATACGGCGACGAGAGTCTGGTGGACATTCTCGTCGAGCCCAAGGCTGGCCAGGATGTGCGCCCTGTCGGTCATGATCTGGCCAGGGGTGAGCGTGTGTTCCCCGCCTACGATGCTTCACCCGTTGTCAGCAATTCGCTGCTGGCCTCCGTTGGCAGCCAGTTGAGTCAGCGCAAGCCCACCGTGACTATAATCTCAACGGGCAGCGAACTGCTGGCACCCAATCAGCCGGCAGCTGATGGCAAAATCTATGATTCGAATACCACAATGCTGGAGGAGCTGTTGGCCTACTTTGGCTTCGATTGTCTGCAGCATCGTGTGCTGAGCGACGA TTTGGACAATATTGAGCAGACGCTGTCGGAACTGTTTAAGACTGCGGACTTTATCATTTGCAGCGGTGGCGTCTCCATGGGCGACAAGGATTTCATTAAGCCCGCATTGCAGGCGCTTAACTTTAAGTTGCATTTCGGACGCGTCAACATGAAGCCCGG CAAACCGATGACATTTGCGAGCAAGGATTGCAAGTATTTCTTTGGCCTGCCTGGCAATCCCGTCTCCGCCTTTGTCACATTCCATCTGTTTGCATTGCCAGCGATACGCTGGGCCGCCGGCTGGCCGCGTGCCAAATGCTCCCTGCCCGTGATCAATGTGACG CTTCTGAACGATGCCATCGACTTGGATGGACGTCCGGAATACGTGCGTGCCGCAGTGAGCAGCATTAAGGGTCAGCTGCATGCCAGCGTCAATGGGGATCAG ATCAGCAGTCGACTGCAGAGCATTGTGGGCGCCGATGTGCTCATCCATTTGCCTGGACGCACAGCCGACAAGACGCAGGCGCGTTCGGGTGACGTTTACAGCGCCTCCGTGCTGCGCTACGATTTCATCTCAAAATACGAATAG